From a single Clostridia bacterium genomic region:
- a CDS encoding hydratase yields MKFYGPSYLLRGRIVGKDELAEGGFSQKDVDEAYTGTIAYSILNAHSLGGAEKGKVLNIKFDALASHDITYVGIIQTAKASGLTKFPIPYVLTNCHNSLCAVGGTINEDDHLFGLSAAKKYGGVFVPAHQAVIHSYMRECYAKCGAMILGSDSHTRYGALGTMAVGEGGPELVKQLLSMTYDVKYPEVVAVILKGAPRRGVGPHDVAISIIGEVFKKGLVKNKIMEFIGEGVENLSVEYRNGIDVMTTETACLSSVWQTDYKVKEYMAIRGRADDYKKLQPKDLAFYDGVIEIDLSEIEPMIALPFHPSNAYKLRDLIDNPGDILSEASDNINELLGGKVKMDLTKKIKGGKVRVEQAVIAGCAGGTYDNIVESANILKGKNIGNGEFTLSVYPGSQPVFTELVNNGSIATLMKAGASIRSCFCGPCFGAGDVPANDCLSIRHTTRNFESREGSKPLEGQISAVALMDARSIAATAANGGVLTSALDLDYDAQIPPYQHDDSSYKSRVYNGFGKADPSAPLRYGPNIADWPKIEALADNAIYKIAAVINDPVTTTDELIPSGETSSYRSNPLRLAQFALSRKVPEYVGRCKEIKNDSDLYLSQGEIPESYKKAVELAGKDLVGSMQIASAIFAVKPGDGSAREQAASCQRVLGGGANFSREYATKRYRSNLINWGMIPFITKENFEVGDIVIVPNVKEKLLSDSTFTIRIVRGDSVIEGEASVDKLTQDEKTIIKEGCLINYYAKR; encoded by the coding sequence ATGAAATTTTACGGTCCTTCTTATTTGTTACGCGGACGTATCGTCGGAAAAGACGAACTCGCCGAAGGCGGTTTTTCGCAAAAAGACGTGGACGAGGCTTACACCGGAACGATCGCGTATTCGATTTTGAACGCGCATAGTCTCGGCGGCGCGGAAAAAGGCAAAGTTCTGAATATCAAATTCGACGCGCTTGCGTCTCACGATATTACCTACGTCGGCATCATTCAAACGGCGAAAGCCAGCGGTTTGACGAAGTTCCCGATCCCCTACGTCTTGACGAACTGCCACAATTCGCTTTGCGCGGTCGGCGGAACGATCAACGAGGACGATCACCTCTTCGGGCTTTCCGCGGCGAAAAAGTACGGCGGCGTTTTCGTCCCCGCGCATCAAGCTGTCATCCACAGCTATATGCGCGAATGCTACGCAAAATGCGGCGCGATGATCCTCGGAAGCGACAGCCACACGCGTTACGGCGCGCTCGGAACGATGGCGGTCGGCGAGGGCGGTCCCGAACTCGTCAAGCAACTCCTTTCGATGACCTACGACGTAAAATATCCCGAAGTCGTCGCTGTAATCTTGAAAGGCGCGCCGAGAAGGGGCGTCGGTCCTCACGACGTCGCGATCTCGATCATCGGCGAAGTCTTCAAAAAAGGTCTCGTGAAGAATAAGATCATGGAATTTATCGGCGAAGGCGTCGAGAATCTTTCCGTCGAATACAGAAACGGGATCGACGTTATGACGACCGAGACCGCCTGCCTCTCTTCCGTCTGGCAGACCGACTATAAAGTCAAAGAGTATATGGCGATCCGCGGCAGAGCGGACGATTATAAAAAGCTCCAACCCAAAGATCTCGCTTTTTACGACGGCGTCATCGAGATCGACCTTTCCGAGATCGAGCCGATGATCGCGCTTCCGTTCCATCCGTCGAACGCGTATAAGCTCCGCGATCTCATCGATAATCCCGGCGATATTCTTTCCGAAGCATCCGATAATATCAACGAACTTCTCGGCGGTAAAGTCAAAATGGATCTTACGAAAAAGATCAAAGGCGGGAAAGTTCGCGTGGAGCAAGCCGTAATCGCGGGATGCGCGGGCGGTACTTACGATAATATCGTCGAGAGCGCGAATATTTTGAAAGGGAAGAATATCGGAAACGGCGAATTTACTTTGAGCGTCTATCCCGGAAGCCAGCCCGTCTTTACCGAACTTGTAAATAACGGCAGCATCGCGACGCTTATGAAAGCGGGTGCTTCGATCCGTTCTTGTTTCTGCGGTCCGTGCTTCGGCGCGGGCGACGTCCCCGCAAACGATTGTTTGAGCATTCGCCACACGACGCGCAATTTCGAGAGTCGCGAAGGTTCCAAGCCCCTCGAAGGGCAGATTTCCGCAGTCGCGTTGATGGATGCGCGCAGCATTGCCGCGACGGCGGCGAACGGAGGCGTCTTGACGAGCGCGCTCGATCTCGATTACGACGCGCAGATCCCCCCGTATCAACACGACGACAGCTCCTATAAGAGCCGCGTCTATAACGGATTCGGAAAAGCCGATCCTTCCGCTCCTTTGCGTTACGGTCCGAATATCGCCGATTGGCCGAAGATCGAGGCGCTTGCGGATAACGCGATCTATAAGATCGCCGCGGTCATCAACGATCCCGTTACGACGACGGACGAACTTATCCCCTCGGGTGAAACCTCTTCTTACAGAAGCAACCCGCTTCGCCTTGCTCAGTTCGCGTTGTCGCGCAAAGTCCCCGAGTACGTCGGAAGATGCAAGGAGATCAAAAATGATTCCGATCTTTATCTTTCCCAAGGCGAAATTCCCGAATCGTATAAAAAAGCCGTCGAACTTGCCGGTAAAGATCTCGTCGGATCGATGCAGATCGCGAGCGCGATCTTTGCGGTCAAACCCGGCGACGGAAGCGCGAGAGAGCAGGCGGCGAGTTGCCAAAGAGTCCTCGGCGGCGGCGCGAATTTCTCGCGTGAGTACGCAACGAAGCGTTACAGAAGCAATTTGATCAACTGGGGTATGATCCCGTTTATCACGAAGGAGAATTTCGAGGTCGGCGATATCGTCATTGTTCCGAACGTAAAAGAAAAGCTTCTTTCGGATTCGACCTTTACGATCCGTATCGTTCGCGGTGATTCCGTCATCGAAGGAGAAGCGTCGGTCGATAAGCTGACGCAGGATGAAAAGACGATCATTAAAGAAGGTTGCCTGATCAACTATTACGCGAAGAGGTAA
- a CDS encoding 5-formyltetrahydrofolate cyclo-ligase, whose amino-acid sequence MTDKKAQRKIVKERLAALTEAEKRSFGQRIAEAAIADETFFRAKRVFVFRSMTDEPDTLPIIAAALSLGKEVFLPRIEGDEMFLIPYDKDSEMRPNRYGIEEPQGAPYLGKVDLAFVPLLGFDGSRRRLGRGKGYYDRFLSSFEGVSVALAFSTQELSEVEFDPWDKKPDRILTEKGRI is encoded by the coding sequence ATGACGGATAAAAAGGCGCAAAGAAAGATCGTAAAAGAAAGGCTTGCCGCTTTGACGGAAGCGGAAAAACGCTCGTTCGGGCAGAGGATCGCGGAAGCGGCGATCGCGGACGAAACCTTTTTTCGCGCGAAACGCGTTTTCGTCTTTCGTTCGATGACGGACGAGCCCGACACTTTGCCGATCATCGCCGCCGCGCTTTCTCTCGGGAAAGAGGTTTTTCTTCCTCGGATCGAAGGCGACGAGATGTTTTTGATCCCGTATGATAAAGATTCCGAGATGCGCCCGAATCGTTACGGGATCGAAGAGCCGCAGGGCGCGCCCTATCTCGGAAAAGTCGATCTCGCGTTCGTTCCCCTTCTCGGGTTCGACGGATCGCGCCGTCGTCTCGGAAGAGGAAAGGGGTATTACGATCGTTTTTTGTCGTCTTTCGAGGGCGTTTCCGTCGCGCTTGCATTTTCGACGCAGGAGCTTTCCGAGGTCGAATTCGATCCTTGGGATAAAAAGCCCGATCGCATCCTTACGGAGAAAGGAAGAATATGA
- a CDS encoding WYL domain-containing protein, with protein MTEKRAHCNEGDKKIALIRMIQILENETDQEHPLTQQEILDKLNDEFGLVVNDRKFVGRNLRLLRELFESDPFFQNPACAINLETDKRRGSYFSKRLFENSELKVLIDAVLSSKYIPEKHSKDLIEKLCMLSNRYFKSHVKYISVPNRNKTENRQLFLNIDLIDEAIEKGKQIVFDYNKYGADKKLHKTVSHKESPYRLILHNQRYYLMYGSEKYKTVGFLRVDKITNIEVASEPLTPLAKLTGYKSGYDYKNIVSTLPYMFGDEIKMVTFLASDFVVDDIVDYFGNDAQIKELPEHKLEVTVHTSPKAMEYWAMQYLNYVEIKSPDSLRERIKENLEAAREKYR; from the coding sequence ATGACGGAAAAGCGCGCGCATTGCAACGAAGGCGATAAAAAGATCGCATTGATCCGAATGATCCAAATTCTCGAAAACGAAACGGATCAAGAGCATCCTTTGACGCAGCAGGAGATCCTCGATAAGCTGAACGACGAGTTCGGATTGGTCGTAAATGATCGGAAGTTCGTCGGCAGAAACCTGAGGCTTCTTCGGGAACTTTTCGAATCCGACCCTTTCTTTCAGAATCCGGCTTGCGCGATTAATCTCGAAACGGATAAAAGGAGAGGGAGCTATTTTTCGAAAAGGCTTTTCGAAAACTCCGAGCTCAAAGTATTGATCGATGCGGTTTTGTCTAGCAAGTATATTCCGGAGAAACATTCGAAGGATCTGATTGAAAAGCTTTGCATGCTTTCGAATCGGTATTTCAAGTCCCACGTTAAGTATATTTCCGTTCCGAATCGCAATAAAACGGAGAATCGACAGCTGTTTTTGAATATCGATTTGATCGACGAAGCGATAGAAAAGGGGAAGCAGATCGTCTTCGATTATAATAAGTACGGCGCGGATAAGAAACTGCACAAGACGGTTTCTCATAAAGAAAGCCCGTACCGTTTGATTCTTCATAATCAACGGTATTATTTGATGTACGGCAGCGAAAAGTATAAGACCGTCGGATTCCTGCGCGTCGATAAGATCACGAATATCGAAGTGGCAAGCGAACCGTTAACGCCGCTTGCGAAATTGACCGGGTACAAAAGCGGTTACGACTATAAAAACATCGTTTCGACTTTGCCCTATATGTTCGGCGACGAGATCAAAATGGTGACCTTTCTAGCGAGTGATTTCGTGGTGGACGATATCGTCGATTATTTCGGAAACGACGCGCAAATCAAAGAATTGCCCGAGCATAAGCTCGAAGTCACGGTGCACACGAGCCCGAAAGCGATGGAGTATTGGGCGATGCAGTATTTGAATTACGTCGAGATCAAGTCGCCCGATTCTTTGCGCGAAAGGATCAAGGAAAACTTGGAAGCCGCGCGGGAAAAATATCGGTAA
- a CDS encoding alanine racemase, whose protein sequence is MKVKINLKAIERNLNALRLAFGKPLIFMCKADAYGHGLARVVRSVSAEGYGVATEEEGVVVRSLTNAPVYVTAPRKENVALLRGFDLIALVGEPTLAAALVEAGVKRCHIKVNSGMNRLGFSSPEESAAAADKLISGGVRVEGVCTHYKSTDEGDRRKQNAVFEKCVSAVREKALSLGLFSPIFTHVTGGGSVETADACRVGLACYGYGDGLNVPLEKAMRVESEILAVKEIRRGQTLGYNAFRARENLVACTVLGGYADGIDRSEKGRCVLVGGAKARIAAVCMDSFEIVTHRLDLKAGRRVIIMSDAIDANYIAKSRGTIPYEVLVGYDRPRAEYLYDG, encoded by the coding sequence ATGAAAGTCAAGATCAACCTGAAAGCGATCGAACGCAATCTGAATGCTTTGCGGCTTGCCTTTGGTAAGCCGCTTATTTTTATGTGTAAAGCGGACGCGTACGGTCACGGTTTGGCGCGCGTCGTTCGCTCGGTTTCCGCGGAAGGTTACGGCGTGGCGACCGAAGAAGAGGGCGTCGTCGTCCGTTCTCTTACGAATGCGCCCGTTTACGTTACCGCGCCGAGAAAAGAGAACGTCGCGTTGCTTCGCGGGTTCGACCTGATTGCGCTCGTCGGGGAACCGACGCTTGCGGCGGCGTTGGTCGAAGCGGGGGTGAAGCGATGCCATATCAAAGTGAACAGCGGAATGAATCGTCTCGGGTTTTCTTCGCCCGAAGAGTCGGCAGCGGCGGCGGATAAACTGATCTCGGGCGGCGTCCGCGTCGAGGGCGTTTGCACGCATTACAAAAGCACCGACGAAGGGGATCGGCGAAAACAAAACGCCGTTTTCGAAAAATGCGTTTCGGCTGTTCGGGAAAAGGCGCTCTCTCTCGGCTTGTTTTCTCCGATTTTTACGCACGTTACGGGCGGCGGCTCGGTCGAAACTGCGGACGCTTGTCGGGTCGGACTCGCCTGTTACGGGTACGGCGACGGGCTGAACGTTCCGCTTGAAAAAGCGATGCGGGTGGAAAGCGAGATCTTAGCCGTAAAGGAGATCAGGCGCGGGCAAACGCTCGGATACAATGCTTTTCGCGCGCGCGAAAACCTCGTCGCCTGCACCGTTCTCGGAGGATATGCGGACGGGATCGATCGATCGGAAAAGGGAAGGTGCGTTCTCGTCGGCGGGGCAAAGGCTCGAATTGCCGCCGTCTGTATGGACAGTTTCGAAATCGTTACGCATCGTCTTGACTTGAAAGCGGGGCGGCGTGTTATAATAATGTCCGACGCGATCGACGCGAATTATATCGCGAAAAGCCGAGGAACGATCCCTTACGAAGTCCTCGTCGGCTATGACCGACCGCGCGCGGAATACCTGTATGACGGATAA
- the rpmF gene encoding 50S ribosomal protein L32 — translation MAVPKCKVSKSRRDSRAANWKISAPGLVECPNCHELIKSHRVCPSCGYYDKEKVVEIKEKSND, via the coding sequence ATGGCAGTGCCCAAGTGTAAGGTTTCGAAATCGAGGAGAGATTCCCGCGCGGCGAATTGGAAGATCAGCGCGCCGGGTCTTGTTGAATGTCCCAACTGCCACGAGCTTATCAAGAGTCATAGAGTTTGCCCGTCTTGCGGGTATTATGACAAAGAAAAAGTTGTGGAAATCAAAGAAAAGTCTAACGACTGA
- the rsmD gene encoding 16S rRNA (guanine(966)-N(2))-methyltransferase RsmD, giving the protein MRVIAGKYKGRTLFSPKDQAVRPTTDRIKENVFNLLQTRIPGCDFLDLFGGSGAMSIEALSRGAAGAVLVDCDKESVKLIKKNLSALGIGREAELLETDYARAAERLRGRSFDVIFLDPPYRADFYEDVLDKIASFSLLKEGGVAVFEHATDRALSLPDGWRAADERKYGSVTISLLVFDFRSSIDKERQKV; this is encoded by the coding sequence ATGAGAGTTATCGCGGGAAAGTATAAAGGGAGAACGCTGTTTTCCCCGAAAGATCAAGCCGTCCGCCCGACGACCGATCGCATTAAAGAGAACGTTTTTAATTTATTGCAAACGCGGATCCCCGGCTGTGATTTCTTGGATCTGTTCGGCGGAAGCGGCGCGATGTCGATCGAGGCTTTGTCGAGAGGCGCGGCGGGCGCCGTCCTCGTCGACTGCGACAAAGAAAGCGTGAAACTCATAAAAAAGAATCTCTCCGCGCTCGGGATCGGAAGGGAAGCCGAGCTTTTGGAGACGGATTACGCGAGAGCGGCGGAAAGACTTCGCGGACGCTCGTTCGACGTCATTTTTCTCGATCCTCCGTATCGCGCGGACTTTTACGAGGACGTTCTTGACAAGATCGCGTCTTTTTCTTTACTGAAAGAGGGCGGAGTCGCAGTCTTCGAACACGCGACCGATCGCGCGCTTTCGCTTCCCGATGGATGGCGCGCCGCCGACGAAAGAAAATACGGCAGCGTGACGATCTCTCTTCTTGTCTTCGATTTTCGGTCGAGTATTGACAAAGAACGTCAAAAAGTGTAA
- the coaD gene encoding pantetheine-phosphate adenylyltransferase encodes MSKCLVTGTFDPITLGHEELIKKAIATFDEVSVAVLINPDKTPLFSEEERVSMIEETFGEKVEAFSFSGLAVDAAKCVGASALVRGVRADADIPYEIEMADYNRAWGLETVFFFASEKLKDVSATAARELLKKGIMPDSLMSERAKMLAVNYLEAKNG; translated from the coding sequence ATGAGTAAATGTTTGGTCACGGGGACCTTTGACCCGATCACCCTCGGACACGAGGAACTTATCAAAAAAGCCATCGCAACGTTCGACGAAGTATCCGTCGCCGTCTTGATCAACCCCGATAAAACGCCGCTGTTTTCGGAAGAAGAGCGCGTCTCGATGATCGAGGAGACTTTCGGCGAAAAAGTCGAAGCATTTTCGTTTTCCGGTTTGGCGGTGGACGCGGCGAAATGCGTCGGAGCGTCCGCTCTCGTTCGCGGCGTTCGCGCGGACGCGGATATTCCCTACGAGATCGAAATGGCGGATTATAACCGCGCTTGGGGGCTCGAAACGGTTTTCTTTTTTGCCAGCGAAAAGCTGAAAGACGTCAGCGCGACGGCGGCTCGCGAATTATTGAAAAAGGGGATTATGCCCGATTCTCTGATGAGCGAACGCGCCAAAATGCTCGCGGTCAATTATTTGGAGGCAAAAAATGGATGA
- a CDS encoding nucleotidyltransferase family protein — MKIAFITAEFNPLHNGHIKLLTEVRDRLRPDAVCVILNGDVTQRGSLALSDKYTRARHALTAGADIVVELPQIFGVSCAERFADGAIKIAAAVKNEEKVVCFGSECGSLPLIENAAKLSAEEPEEISLAIRDLLDMGFSFPVARAQAFRKYAERNGITIPELTSPNDVLAIEYVRAAKKRGEFEFFALPRKGNYKALSLSDELPSSGAIRNALTEKKTEEIARAVPPYVLSDLLALSDQNAFSALILYKLANMSAEGLKRIADVTEGIENRILRLAKDATNAEELVRTAATKRYSEARVRRILANALLGVGKTFFESEIDAAPYFKILGVKKDRTDLLSLFSKYGKILTGEEEAKTCGDKSAAICALSHEIYLISKGLPLSGGGMLLL; from the coding sequence ATGAAGATCGCGTTTATTACGGCGGAATTCAACCCGCTCCATAACGGACATATCAAATTACTGACCGAGGTCAGGGATCGACTGCGCCCGGACGCCGTCTGCGTGATTCTGAACGGAGACGTAACGCAGCGCGGTTCCCTCGCCCTTTCGGACAAATATACGCGCGCTCGTCACGCCTTGACGGCGGGAGCGGATATCGTCGTCGAATTACCGCAGATCTTCGGCGTTTCCTGCGCGGAACGTTTCGCGGACGGAGCGATCAAGATCGCCGCCGCCGTAAAAAACGAAGAAAAAGTCGTCTGTTTCGGAAGCGAGTGCGGGTCTCTTCCTTTGATCGAGAACGCCGCAAAGCTCTCCGCCGAAGAACCAGAAGAAATCTCTCTCGCGATCCGCGACCTGCTCGATATGGGGTTCTCCTTCCCGGTGGCGCGTGCGCAAGCTTTCCGCAAATACGCCGAACGAAACGGCATCACGATCCCCGAGCTGACTTCGCCGAACGACGTCCTTGCGATCGAGTACGTTCGCGCGGCGAAAAAGCGCGGCGAATTCGAATTCTTCGCGCTTCCCCGCAAAGGAAATTACAAAGCTCTTTCGCTAAGCGACGAACTCCCTTCTTCGGGCGCGATCCGAAACGCTCTAACAGAAAAGAAAACGGAAGAGATCGCCCGCGCCGTTCCCCCTTACGTTCTTTCCGATCTCCTTGCCCTTTCCGATCAAAACGCTTTCTCGGCTTTGATTCTTTATAAACTCGCAAATATGAGCGCGGAAGGTCTCAAACGAATCGCAGACGTTACGGAAGGGATCGAAAACCGCATTTTACGGCTCGCCAAAGACGCGACGAACGCCGAAGAGCTCGTCCGCACCGCGGCGACGAAACGCTATTCCGAAGCGCGCGTCAGGCGCATCCTCGCGAATGCGTTGCTCGGAGTCGGCAAAACATTTTTCGAAAGTGAGATCGACGCCGCCCCCTATTTCAAGATCCTCGGCGTAAAAAAAGACCGTACCGACCTTTTATCGTTATTCAGTAAATACGGAAAAATCCTGACGGGCGAAGAAGAAGCCAAAACTTGCGGCGATAAAAGCGCGGCGATCTGCGCCCTTTCTCACGAGATCTATTTGATTTCCAAAGGTCTTCCCCTTTCGGGTGGAGGAATGCTTCTCCTTTGA
- a CDS encoding acetate kinase, which yields MKILVINAGSSSLKYQLIEMETEQVIAKGVCERVTMKNSTLTHSAKGQKIVIEHEMPTHTEALSLVLSALTSPEYGVVKSLSEINAVGHRVLHGAEDFKKSVLIDDEVVRICEKNKELGPLHMPANIACICACRKLLPVPQVAAFDTSFHQTMPDYAFRYALPESYYTEWRMRRFGFHGTSHKYVSGEAIKYLNNPKAKIVTCHLGNGSSMAAVKEGKCVDTSMGYTPLAGVPMGTRSGDIDPALLEAICNKTGMSISDAVNVCLNKRSGVYGIAGVSDFRDLASLAENGDDKARLALDMFAYSVKKFIGSYAAAMNGMDAIVMTGGIGENSADVRRRILSDLEYLGVKIDLEKNAVRGKFAEISTPDSKVKVLVIPTNEELVIARDTKAIVEGLNQ from the coding sequence ATGAAAATTCTCGTTATCAACGCAGGAAGTTCTTCCTTAAAATACCAACTCATCGAAATGGAGACGGAGCAAGTCATCGCGAAAGGCGTTTGCGAACGCGTCACGATGAAAAATTCCACTCTGACGCATTCGGCGAAAGGGCAAAAGATCGTCATCGAACACGAAATGCCCACGCATACCGAAGCTTTGAGCCTTGTGCTTTCCGCTTTGACTTCGCCCGAGTACGGCGTTGTGAAGAGCCTTTCCGAGATCAACGCGGTCGGTCATCGCGTCCTTCACGGCGCGGAGGATTTCAAAAAGTCCGTCTTGATCGACGACGAAGTCGTCCGCATCTGCGAAAAGAACAAAGAACTCGGACCTCTCCATATGCCCGCGAATATCGCTTGCATCTGCGCGTGCAGGAAGCTTCTTCCCGTTCCGCAGGTTGCCGCGTTCGACACGTCGTTTCATCAGACGATGCCCGATTACGCGTTCCGTTACGCGCTCCCCGAATCGTATTACACCGAGTGGCGTATGCGCCGTTTCGGATTCCACGGGACGAGCCATAAGTACGTTTCGGGCGAAGCGATCAAGTATTTGAATAACCCCAAAGCGAAAATCGTTACCTGCCACCTCGGAAACGGCTCCTCGATGGCGGCGGTCAAAGAGGGCAAGTGCGTGGATACTTCGATGGGCTATACCCCGCTTGCGGGCGTCCCGATGGGGACGAGGAGCGGCGATATCGATCCCGCGCTTCTCGAAGCGATCTGCAATAAGACCGGTATGAGCATTTCGGACGCGGTCAACGTCTGCCTCAATAAGAGGAGCGGCGTTTACGGGATTGCGGGCGTCAGCGATTTCAGAGATCTCGCTTCGCTTGCGGAAAACGGTGACGATAAAGCGCGCCTCGCGCTCGATATGTTTGCGTACTCCGTCAAAAAGTTCATCGGCAGCTATGCCGCGGCTATGAACGGAATGGACGCGATCGTTATGACCGGCGGTATCGGTGAGAACAGCGCGGACGTTCGCCGCAGAATTCTTTCCGATCTCGAATATCTCGGCGTAAAGATCGACCTCGAAAAGAACGCGGTTCGCGGAAAATTCGCCGAAATTTCCACGCCGGACAGCAAAGTCAAAGTCCTCGTCATTCCGACGAACGAAGAACTCGTCATCGCGCGTGACACGAAAGCGATCGTCGAAGGATTGAATCAATAA
- a CDS encoding cation diffusion facilitator family transporter, whose protein sequence is MRTGAVGIGVNVALSALKAIFGFIAGSVAIIMDAVNNLTDALSSVITILGVKLAKKKPDAKHPYGHGRVEYFSAMIVAVIVITAGVSALVEAIKSMIKPALPAYSVYTFVMIALAVSAKIVLSFYVKKMGKKYNSDALIASGKDAGFDAILSSSTILAGIVAIAAKISIEGYVGAIISLFILKAGIEMLFSSASDVLGKRANSETARAIKECVGEIDGVLGVYDLLIHNYGPESAIASVHVEVPSTLSANEIHIITRTAQEKVFEKFHIFLTVGIYSIDQSYASEIKRINEAACKRDGVLGTHGFYINEEKKTVFLDVVIDFTVKDKNALISALNEDFSEILPGFSFLINFDANYTD, encoded by the coding sequence ATGAGGACCGGTGCCGTCGGCATCGGGGTTAACGTCGCGCTGTCCGCATTAAAAGCGATTTTCGGCTTTATTGCGGGTTCGGTGGCGATCATTATGGACGCGGTTAATAACCTGACCGACGCGCTTTCGTCAGTCATTACCATTCTCGGCGTAAAACTCGCCAAGAAAAAGCCCGACGCAAAGCACCCGTACGGGCACGGCAGGGTGGAATATTTCAGCGCGATGATCGTCGCGGTCATCGTCATAACGGCAGGCGTCAGCGCGCTCGTGGAAGCGATCAAAAGTATGATCAAGCCCGCGCTTCCCGCGTATTCCGTCTATACGTTCGTTATGATCGCGCTTGCGGTCTCGGCGAAGATCGTTTTGAGTTTTTACGTCAAAAAGATGGGCAAAAAGTATAATTCCGACGCCCTTATCGCATCGGGGAAGGACGCGGGATTCGACGCGATCCTTTCTTCCTCCACGATCCTTGCGGGAATCGTCGCGATCGCGGCGAAGATCTCGATCGAAGGTTACGTCGGCGCGATCATTTCCCTGTTTATTTTGAAAGCGGGAATCGAAATGCTCTTTTCTTCCGCAAGCGACGTCCTCGGAAAACGCGCAAACAGCGAGACGGCGCGCGCGATCAAAGAATGCGTAGGGGAGATCGACGGCGTTCTCGGCGTTTACGATCTCTTGATCCATAATTACGGACCCGAAAGCGCGATCGCTTCGGTCCACGTCGAAGTCCCGTCCACGCTTTCCGCGAACGAGATCCATATCATAACGCGCACCGCTCAGGAAAAGGTTTTCGAAAAATTCCATATCTTTTTGACGGTCGGGATCTATTCGATCGACCAATCTTACGCAAGCGAGATCAAGCGCATCAACGAAGCCGCCTGCAAAAGAGACGGCGTCCTCGGAACGCACGGTTTTTACATCAACGAAGAGAAAAAGACGGTCTTTTTGGACGTCGTCATCGACTTTACGGTTAAGGACAAAAATGCCTTGATTTCCGCCTTAAACGAAGATTTTTCCGAAATTCTTCCGGGTTTTTCGTTTCTGATCAATTTCGACGCGAATTACACGGATTGA
- the pta gene encoding phosphate acetyltransferase, whose protein sequence is MSKLMDEIKQKAALLNKHIVLAEGEEERIIRAAEMIAAKKIARLTLVGNESVIKAKCPDAKLDGVSIVDPETSDLTKKYADLLYTIRKAKGMTEEEAARLAKDCTYFAVLMVKAGDADGMVSGAVHSTGDTLRPALQIIKTAPGISTVSSCFIMCLPEGSAYGEKDVMVYGDCAVNIMPDENQLADIAIATADSAVKIAGIEPRIAMLSFSTKGSAKHDTVTKVQNATKIAHEKAPELALDGELQLDAALVPEVAALKAPGSKVAGKANVLIFPDIQAGNIGYKLTQRLGGAEAIGPICQGLAYPVNDLSRGCVPEDVVGVVAVTAVQCGK, encoded by the coding sequence ATGTCGAAATTGATGGATGAAATCAAGCAAAAAGCGGCTCTTTTGAACAAGCATATCGTTCTTGCGGAAGGCGAAGAGGAGCGCATTATTCGCGCGGCTGAAATGATCGCGGCGAAAAAGATCGCCCGTTTGACCCTCGTCGGTAACGAAAGCGTGATCAAGGCGAAATGCCCGGATGCGAAGCTCGACGGCGTCTCGATCGTCGATCCCGAAACCAGCGATCTTACGAAAAAGTACGCCGACCTTCTCTATACTATCCGTAAAGCGAAGGGTATGACCGAGGAAGAGGCGGCTCGCCTCGCCAAGGATTGCACCTATTTCGCCGTCCTTATGGTTAAAGCGGGAGATGCGGACGGAATGGTTTCCGGCGCCGTCCACAGCACGGGCGACACCCTTCGTCCCGCGCTCCAAATCATCAAGACCGCTCCCGGAATCTCCACCGTTTCGAGTTGCTTTATCATGTGCCTCCCCGAAGGCTCCGCTTACGGCGAAAAAGACGTTATGGTCTACGGCGACTGCGCCGTCAACATTATGCCCGATGAGAATCAGCTCGCGGATATCGCGATCGCGACCGCGGACAGCGCCGTAAAGATCGCGGGCATCGAGCCGAGAATCGCGATGCTTTCTTTCTCGACGAAGGGCAGCGCGAAGCACGACACCGTTACCAAAGTCCAAAACGCGACCAAGATCGCGCACGAAAAAGCGCCCGAGCTCGCTCTCGACGGCGAATTGCAGCTTGACGCCGCGCTCGTCCCCGAAGTCGCCGCTTTGAAAGCTCCGGGCAGCAAGGTCGCGGGCAAAGCGAACGTCCTCATCTTCCCCGACATTCAGGCCGGAAACATCGGTTACAAACTGACCCAAAGACTCGGCGGCGCCGAAGCGATCGGCCCGATCTGCCAAGGTCTTGCTTATCCCGTAAACGATCTTTCCCGCGGTTGCGTTCCCGAGGACGTCGTCGGCGTCGTGGCGGTAACCGCCGTTCAATGCGGAAAATAA